In bacterium, the genomic stretch AATAAACGTACCTGGCAAATTAGTCAATGAGGATGCTTTCATCCCCACCGCCCACTTGGGCACAAAGGGTTCGGCGCAAACCACGGGTTGACAAGGCGCAGCGCAAGTCCCGGTTTGGCATGGTCCGCTGCATGCTGCAGGTTGGCAAGGCTCGCTGCATGTCGCAGGCTGGCAAGGCTCGGCCGTTGGGGCCGGCAAACTGTCGGTCTGGGCCAGGCACCACGAAGAAATAACCATTACCAATAAAGCGGCCAGCAGGGTTTTCTTCATTTCCGTATTCCTTTATATTGTTAGTTTGCTTCATTCGCACATCAAGGAGTCACTCTCGCATAGACGGCATTCCATCTTCTGTATTCAGTCTTCACCCGGCCCATAAGCGGCGACTATTCTTTTGATCAGCCCGCTGGTGGACTTCCCCGGCGTCAGCTCTATCGGCAATACTTTCCCCCCGTTCTTTAGGACGACCTCCGCGCCCACGATCTGCTCCACGCTGTAATCCGCGCCCTTGACCAGGATGTCCGGCACCAGAACTTCGATCAGCTTTTGCGGGGTGTCCTCGTCAAACAGCACGATGTGGTCCACACAGGCCAACGCCGAAAGAACGATGGCCCGGTCCTCCTGGCTGCACAGCGGCCGCCGGGGGCCTTTGATGCGCCGGACCGAGGAGTCGGAGTTCAGGCCAATGATCAGCAGGTCGCCCAGCTCCCTGGCTTTCTCGAGATACTCCACATGCCCCCGGTGCAGGATGTCGAACACCCCGTTGGTAAAGACCATCTTCCGGCCTGCGGCCTGGGCCTGCCGGCGGATCTCCTGGGCCTGTGACAGTGATGCTGTTTTATCTGACATATTCATTATACTCCTGAACGTCATCGCGAGAAAGACTCCGAGCTTGTCAAACGAAGCGATCCAACAGTTAGACTGCTTCGTCTGCCGCCGTATCAAGCAATTCTCGCAGTGACTGGTGACTGGTTACCCTATATACCTCACCGCATCCTCTTTCCTGGGCGCGGCCTGCGGCGGTTCCCCGTCCGGGTAGCCCAGCGCCACGGCATACAGCGGCTGGTATCCTTCGGGTATCTTAAGCTCCCGGGCGAACTTTTCCCCCAGCGGGCTGTCCAAAAGCTGGGCGATGATCCCTATCCAGCAGGACCCTATGCCCAGCGAGGCCGCGGCCAGCAGCATGTTCTGGGTGGCGGCGGCGCAGTCGGTCTGGTGGAACTTGGGCTCCTTGTTCCCCGAGACCACCACCATGGCCGGGGCCCGGTAAAAGGCCTGCCAATTGGGGTCCTTCAGCCGCTCTTTGATCCGGGGGCTGTCGATGTCTTTATATAGGTCCCGCACCTGAACACTCATCCGGTCCAGCAGTTCCTTGTTTTGGATCACGGTAAAGTGCCAGCTCTGCCCGTTCATGGCGCTGGGGGCGTAACACCCGGCCTCCAGGATGGCCGCCAGGTCGGCTTCCTTGAGCGGCTCCGGCTTGAACTGGCGGATGCTGCGCCGGGACTTTATGGTTTCTAAGATTTGGTTCATTTTACTTTCTATCAAGGTTCAATCCAGTATCCCGCCCCATTCCACCACTGTAAAGCCGGTTCTATGGAATTTCTCGATCTTCGGCTCGGGAACTGTGACCAGTGTATCCG encodes the following:
- the rfaE2 gene encoding D-glycero-beta-D-manno-heptose 1-phosphate adenylyltransferase, with protein sequence MSDKTASLSQAQEIRRQAQAAGRKMVFTNGVFDILHRGHVEYLEKARELGDLLIIGLNSDSSVRRIKGPRRPLCSQEDRAIVLSALACVDHIVLFDEDTPQKLIEVLVPDILVKGADYSVEQIVGAEVVLKNGGKVLPIELTPGKSTSGLIKRIVAAYGPGED
- a CDS encoding nitroreductase family protein, which translates into the protein MNQILETIKSRRSIRQFKPEPLKEADLAAILEAGCYAPSAMNGQSWHFTVIQNKELLDRMSVQVRDLYKDIDSPRIKERLKDPNWQAFYRAPAMVVVSGNKEPKFHQTDCAAATQNMLLAAASLGIGSCWIGIIAQLLDSPLGEKFARELKIPEGYQPLYAVALGYPDGEPPQAAPRKEDAVRYIG